From one Caldithrix abyssi DSM 13497 genomic stretch:
- a CDS encoding DMT family transporter, with the protein MKAYGILALAILAEVAATSALRATEGFTRFLPTLVVIVGYGVAFYCLTIVVKTIPIGVAYAIWTGMGIVLVTVAAIILYGQKPDVAALVGMGLIVIGTIVLMLFSRMEVH; encoded by the coding sequence TTGAAGGCGTATGGCATACTGGCGCTGGCCATCCTTGCCGAGGTGGCCGCCACCAGCGCCCTGCGCGCCACCGAGGGATTTACGCGATTTTTGCCCACACTGGTGGTGATTGTGGGGTACGGCGTTGCCTTTTATTGTTTGACCATTGTAGTTAAAACCATTCCCATTGGGGTGGCTTACGCCATCTGGACGGGCATGGGCATTGTGCTGGTTACCGTGGCGGCCATCATTTTGTATGGGCAAAAGCCGGATGTGGCGGCGCTGGTTGGAATGGGATTGATTGTTATTGGAACGATTGTGCTGATGCTTTTTTCCCGGATGGAGGTGCATTGA